Proteins encoded by one window of Haliotis asinina isolate JCU_RB_2024 chromosome 6, JCU_Hal_asi_v2, whole genome shotgun sequence:
- the LOC137287525 gene encoding uncharacterized protein has protein sequence MDSSRTCSRNNEDKDTKEQSSQTHASLEQNLPLGIVEGLDTLSDTSLSDISVHIHTNTEDGTDDTARKVVSSVDRGLDTDGGSLEVTPEQGLLGAEGYGGLADHQCARADGVFNEVTLHHPKPEEGGKRTPLQSSDSVEADYLQSASELCTNDRPRSGSSSFSHLSLSSSLPRSCDLCRAADKLFLCSDSKDFWYSISSDSCCERVWTDFQQKLKAKFPQDPVFKGGKARIMPLLKSLLGVNESLAKVHIKAFLRMIKFIGPFRAEQDRCVVLKQLEDLLEHSFIKDPRNKKQKISWFAGPMSRTDAETKLEGRPSGTFLIRSSETENEEGSFALSLVMADETISHFLIEGHPSEAIHSNPFSLMLTFRDERYSSLPHLVNNFLFKEEISEEDGEENATRCSKVCPGLPYNNIINGYKK, from the exons ATGGATAGCAGCAGAACCTGTTCCCGAAACAACGAAGACAAAGATACCAAAGAACAATCTAGTCAGACACATGCCAGCTTAGAACAAAATCTGCCGTTAGGCATTGTTGAAGGTTTGGACACGCTATCGGATACCTCATTGTCGGACATCTCAGTCCATATCCATACCAACACTGAGGATGGAACAGATGATACAGCACGAAAGGTAGTTTCTTCTGTTGACCGCGGGCTGGACACCGATGGTGGATCACTGGAAGTAACACCAGAGCAAGGCCTCCTGGGAGCGGAAGGATATGGCGGTCTTGCTGACCATCAGTGTGCGCGGGCAGACGGGGTCTTCAACGAGGTTACACTACATCATCCTAAACC AGAAGAGGGTGGTAAAAGAACTCCCTTGCAAAGCTCCGACAGCGTTGAGGCAGATTACCTCCAGTCGGCCAGTGAGCTGTGTACCAATGACAGGCCGAGAAGCGGCAGTAGCTCTTTCAGTCATTTGTCATTATCCTCCAGTCTGCCAAGATCAT GTGACCTGTGCAGAGCTGCCGATAAACTCTTTCTCTGCAGCGACAGCAAGGACTTCTGGTACTCCATCAGcagcgacagctgttgtgaacgg GTTTGGACAGATTTTCAGCAAAAACTGAAAGCAAAGTTTCCGCAAGATCCTGTGTTTAAAGGGGGAAAGGCCCGTATCATGCCTCTCTTAAAGTCACTATTAGGTGTGAATG AATCTCTGGCAAAAGTGCACATCAAAGCATTTTTGAGGATGATAAAATTCATCGGTCCATTCAGAGCCGAGCAAGATCGATGTGTTGTCCTTAAACAG CTTGAAGATCTTCTTGAACACTCATTCATCAAGGATCCTAGAAACAAGAAGCAAAAGATTTC CTGGTTTGCAGGACCGATGTCAAGAACGGATGCTGAGACCAAACTGGAGGGAAGACCATCCGGAACGTTCTTGATCAG ATCGAGCGAAACCGAGAACGAAGAAGGGAGTTTTGCTCTATCTCTTGTCATGGCGGACGAGACAATCTCTCACTTTCTCATAGAG GGACACCCGTCAGAAGCCATCCACTCCAATCCCTTTAGTTTAATGCTGACTTTCCGTGATGAGAGGTATTCTAGCTTACCCCACCTGGTGAACAACTTCCTCTTCAAGGAAGAAATATCGGAAGAAGATGGAGAAGAAAATGCGACAAGGTGTTCCAAAGTGTGTCCTGGTCTGCCGtacaacaacatcatcaacggctataagaaatga
- the LOC137286587 gene encoding uncharacterized protein, with translation MADRDRDGEEEAYRRMLSDELAAQWEDSLSISDGGWSLGQSVEESGFGSIPNSPCRKCTLADGMFLCPESRNFWERIPSTVCCRRIWKDFIDTFREDFPEERALCKKRVMNIFKNLLGVEYQELGEISVEDFLRVIKFFGPFRTEGDRCVVVKQVEQLVENSYQKSADKKSKICWFGGYMTRSEAENKLQNQKPGTFLIRMSVSEEEAGCFALSLVMLDNSIEHFEIKGHPDEAVTMHPFSLELEFKGRHFTSLPDLVNNCLSLEVIVPESDNPGNGVRCSIICPGLPYNHILNGYKCPAR, from the exons ATGGCGGACAGAGACAGGGATGGGGAAGAGGAAGCCTATAGGAGGATGCTTAGCGACGAGCTCGCAGCTCAGTGGGAGGACTCCTTGAGCATATCGGATGGGGGCTGGTCGTTGGGACAGAGCGTCGAGGAGTCAGGATTCGGCAGCATCCCTAACAGTCCGT GCAGGAAGTGTACTCTGGCGGATGGGATGTTCCTGTGTCCTGAAAGCAGGAACTTCTGGGAGAGAATTCCGAGTACCGTGTGCTGCAGAAGG ATTTGGAAAGATTTCATAGACACGTTTCGAGAGGACTTCCCTGAAGAACGGGCACTTTGTAAGAAGCGGGTGATGAACATCTTTAAGAATCTGCTTGGCGTTGAGTATCAAG AGCTTGGAGAGATATCTGTTGAAGATTTCCTCAGAGTGATAAAATTTTTCGGTCCGTTCAGAACAGAGGGAGACAGATGTGTCGTGGTCAAACAG GTAGAACAACTTGTTGAGAACTCGTACCAGAAATCTGCTGACAAGAAGTCCAAGATATG CTGGTTCGGGGGATACATGACTCGCTCTGAGGCGGAGAACAAGCTGCAGAACCAGAAACCAGGGACGTTCCTCATCAG AATGAGTGTCTCAGAGGAGGAAGCTGGGTGCTTTGCCCTTAGCCTGGTGATGCTGGACAACTCTATCGAACACTTTGAAATTAAG GGTCATCCAGATGAGGCTGTGACTATGCATCCCTTCAGTCTGGAACTGGAGTTCAAAGGTCGTCACTTCACCAGTCTCCCAGATCTGGTTAACAACTGTCTCTCCCTAGAGGTCATTGTGCCCGAATCGGATAATCCAGGAAATGGCGTCCGATGTTCCATCATATGCCCAGGCCTGCCCTACAACCATATTCTCAACGGCTACAAGTGTCCGGCAAGATAA